In one window of Cryptomeria japonica unplaced genomic scaffold, Sugi_1.0 HiC_scaffold_321, whole genome shotgun sequence DNA:
- the LOC131056392 gene encoding ankyrin repeat-containing protein At5g02620-like — MATEGQQLGGRIDPDAFKAAVTRLRIDQQLSSQLKAALNNITPGGENTLLHLAASVGNLHFIQQLLQLNRQLLKETDPEVKPLLVNATNAEKDTALHLAAQGGFSNVVKILLQQPESGVDLRNKLDETALFKAYESGNLETVKAIFDASPSSLLESTVHKRNCLSVAVNRGDSDLVDHILNLSDAKQLIQRKDELGNTALHIAVERNYVHIIKKLIKFEAKLCYWVNDSQETPICVAAKLGHLEAVQELINERPDAVEIRNSCGMNVLHLAALVRQVRIVDYLNEEVGLSYLVNKGLDKPPHEEPLRSGGKTDPAEKKDPKDEPVKSGGNTDAGEMKSPFSRISEGDTPLHIAAKKKDLNMVKSLLCIAGINKFAVNKAGLTAFDIVRENTHYHESDKIISVLASYPSNRKPFLYSAPKVSAEKHEVAVEMVDKTYEDRRNTELVVAVLLATMSFTAAFTAPGSFVTDDGNGNGDSKGSGISLAPAPGTGSDKSLGSPILLPLASFKVFLIFDCVAFFLSLLVVLMWQMSTPITTGNKVLFLCITNLLVCATFAFTAYGFMLAVYAMLSNMNPELAWFILGACLIICFCGNFTFFYMAAKFTVKKARFNHLNGLLPFLSDRLGEYVWIKLERWGLLDLVRRSKTKWLAILYYHSNENDK, encoded by the exons ATGGCCACTGAGGGTCAACAACTCGGCGGAAGGATCGATCCTGACGCCTTCAAAGCTGCGGTAACGCGTTTAAGGATCGATCAACAACTGAGTTCCCAACTTAAAGCAGCTCTCAACAATATTACACCTGGAGGGGAAAATACTCTTCTCCATTTGGCTGCTAGTGTAGGAAATCTACACTTCATTCAACAGCTCCTGCAACTCAATCGTCAACTTCTGAAGGAAACCGATCCCGAAGTGAAGCCTCTGCTTGTGAATGCTACCAATGCCGAAAAGGATACTGCGTTACACTTGGCTGCGCAGGGAGGTTTCTCCAACGTTGTGAAGATTCTACTCCAACAACCAGAAAGTGGTGTGGATCTCCGCAATAAGCTTGATGAAACAGCTTTGTTCAAAGCCTACGAAAGCGGCAATTTAGAGACAGTGAAGGCAATATTTGACGCATCTCCGTCGAGCTTACTCGAAAGTACGGTGCACAAGAGGAACTGTTTATCTGTTGCAGTAAACAGAGGAGATTCAG atctagttgatcatatactAAATTTATCAGATGCGAAGCAGTTAATCCAACGTAAGGACGAACTTGGCAACACAGCTCTGCATATAGCTGTTGAAAGAAACTACGTGCATATAATAAAGAAGTTAATAAAATTTGAGGCCAAACTGTGTTATTGGGTTAATGACAGCCAAGAAACTCCCATCTGTGTGGCAGCGAAATTGGGTCATCTGGAAGCAGTACAAGAGTTGATAAATGAGAGGCCAGACGCTGTCGAAATACGGAATAGTTGTGGAATGAACGTTCTGCACTTAGCTGCCCTAGTTAGGCAAGTGCGAATTGTTGATTACCTGAACGAAGAGGTAGGCTTATCATACTTGGTCAACAAGGGACTTGACAAACCTCCACATGAAGAGCCTCTGCGAAGTGGAGGAAAGACAGATCCGGCTGAAAAGAAAGATCCAAAAGATGAGCCCGTGAAAAGTGGAGGAAACACAGATGCGGGTGAAATGAAATCTCCTTTTTCGAGGATAAGTGAAGGAGACACACCACTGCATATTGCAGCAAAGAAAAAAGACTTGAAT ATGGTGAAGTCGTTGCTTTGTATAGCGGGGATAAACAAGTTTGCTGTCAACAAGGCAGGCTTAACGGCCTTTGATATCGTGAGAGAGAACACGCACTATCACGAATCTGACAAGATAATTTCAGTTCTGGCCAGTTATCCTTCCAATCGCAAGCCATTCTTGTACAGCGCTCCAAAGGTGAGTGCAGAGAAACATGAGGTTGCTGTTGAGATGGTGGACAAAACATATGAGGACAGGCGCAACACAGAACTAGTGGTGGCAGTTCTATTAGCGACAATGTCATTTACGGCAGCTTTCACTGCTCCGGGCAGTTTCGTGACGGACGATGGGAATGGAAATGGGGACTCAAAGGGATCGGGAATTTCGCTTGCGCCTGCGCCTGGAACTGGCTCAGACAAGAGTTTAGGTTCGCCGATTCTGCTTCCGTTGGCCTCCTTCAAGGTTTTTCTCATCTTTGATTGTGTGGCATTCTTTCTGTCGCTCTTAGTGGTGCTGATGTGGCAGATGAGTACACCTATTACCACGGGAAATAAGGTATTGTTCCTCTGTATTACCAACCTATTGGTTTGTGCCACGTTTGCCTTTACGGCCTATGGCTTCATGCTTGCAGTGTATGCCATGCTTTCCAACATGAATCCCGAGCTGGCTTGGTTCATTCTTGGGGCGTGCTTGATCATCTGCTTCTGTGGTAATTTCACTTTTTTCTACATGGCTGCAAAGTTTACAGTGAAGAAGGCTAGGTTTAACCACCTGAACGGTCTACTTCCTTTTCTTTCTGACCGTCTGGGGGAATACGTGTGGATAAAATTAGAAAGATGGGGGCTTTTGGACTTGGTGCGCCGGTCCAAAACCAAGTGGCTTGCTATCCTATACTACCATAGCAATGAGAACGATAAATAA